In the genome of Helicovermis profundi, the window TTCTTCAATGATATCATTTGCTTTTGTTTCATCATCTATCAAAATATGATGCGCATTTACTGTTTCTGGTGCTGTAAATTCATTCTTATGTGCTTCATAATACGCTTCTACTTCGCCATCTTCAACTTTTACACCCATCACTGTTTGTCCAATCATATATTGCTTGATTAAAGAAATTTTAGCTTTTTCTAATTCGCTTTTGAAAGCTTCATCTTCATCAGCTTTTATCTCTTTTCCATGAGAGTAAAATAATTCTTCATTAATTAATTCATCAAGTAATCTTTTTTCCCCTTCAGGATTTGCAAATTGCATAGCTTGATTTCCTAAATGACTAATAAGTACATCCATATCTTTTTGAGTAATTTCTCTTCCATCTACTTTAGCAATTATTTTATTTTCCATAATAACCTCCATTAAAATATAATTTATATTAATATCCATTAACACAACGTATGAATATATAATAACAAAAGAATTTATATGTGTCTACCAATAAAAAAAAACTCTGTAAACAGAGTTTTTGTGGTGCGGGTGGAGGGACTTGAACCCCCACGTACAAGACACTAGATCCTAAGTCTAGCGCGTCTGCCAATTCCGCCACACCCGCATATTGGTGATCCATCCGCGACTTGAACGCGGGACACCCTGATTAAAAGTCAGATGCTCTACCAACTGAGCTAATGGACCATATTTTTTTGGCTGGGGATACAGGACTTGAACCTGTGGTGACGGAGTCAAAGTCCGCTGCCTTACCGACTTGGCTAATCCCCAAAATATAAATGGGGCGGCTGATGGGGTTCGAACCCACGCATGCAGGAGCCACAATCCTGTGTCTTAACCACTTGACTACAACCGCCATATAAATTAGCATTTTTTTCATAATAA includes:
- a CDS encoding peptidylprolyl isomerase, whose amino-acid sequence is MENKIIAKVDGREITQKDMDVLISHLGNQAMQFANPEGEKRLLDELINEELFYSHGKEIKADEDEAFKSELEKAKISLIKQYMIGQTVMGVKVEDGEVEAYYEAHKNEFTAPETVNAHHILIDDETKANDIIEEINGGLSFEDAAKKYSSCPSKEKGGDLGFFGKGQMVPEFEEASFALELNQISEPVKTQFGYHIIKVVDRKEASSKGLEEMRMDLLKTLTAKKQSEAYLAKVAELKSKYTVEIL